The Deltaproteobacteria bacterium RIFCSPHIGHO2_02_FULL_44_16 genome window below encodes:
- a CDS encoding 50S ribosomal protein L33, with the protein MRIIIQLACGECKRRNYSTTKNKSKTTERLEIKKYCPFCRRRTAHKETK; encoded by the coding sequence ATGCGTATTATTATTCAATTAGCGTGTGGCGAATGTAAGCGACGAAATTATTCGACCACAAAAAATAAAAGCAAGACAACAGAGCGTCTTGAAATTAAAAAATATTGTCCATTTTGTCGGAGACGTACAGCACATAAGGAAACGAAGTGA